From a single Nicotiana tabacum cultivar K326 chromosome 8, ASM71507v2, whole genome shotgun sequence genomic region:
- the LOC107765878 gene encoding disease resistance protein Roq1 isoform X2: MAFPNESIKKWKYDTFLSFRGEDTRDNFVEPLRKRLEETGISAFKDDVRVERGKPISTQLFKGIESSRYAVIVFSENYASSTWCLEELTKIIECVETKGQKVLLVFYNVEPSDVRMQSNSFARALVQLEADLQEQDTDYWVKLQRWKDALCKAPNFAGPDARKTVKRDEEKCIELIVKEIYRCEEGRVSTIVKYQLGIESRVNKVESLLKVGLDDVHFLGICGRAGVGKTTVARAIFDKISCQFEGSCFVANVRAVSKTEGLKYLQESLLLQILECQHSDLHLTSVDEGVKVIRTMLRSKKVLIVLDDVDDDKQLECLVGKRDWFGDGSRIITTTRNADLLCSHNELYSVPELARHEALELFSWYAFQQGSPNKEYEKLSCCIVNYACGLPLALEILGSFLYKRGMKEWTSAIERLEDTGGDNDNIVKLLSLSLDGLDNEDKNIFLYIACSYKGKKKDDVIQILNKFGFKSEIGINFLAKNLLLYISEGRIEMHDLIEQMGQQVAHDVDQDKLWDLWLDSYINAVFLAHQISRTTFPIASQNKSAQIWKYDVFLSFRGEDTRRTFTTQLHARLEDNGIYTFKDDMELVRGRDIATGMLRSIQESRIAIIIFSKNYVASKWCLEELIQIMECVDNKGTTVFPVFLDVEPSDVRKQKNGVAEALARCKTSSGFEKVLQWKEALQNAANIAGWHVPTTANGDLAECIKHIVNQVAWSLSATL, translated from the exons ATGGCTTTCCCAAACGAATCCATTAAAAAATGGAAATATGATACCTTCTTGAGTTTTAGAGGGGAAGATACCCGCGATAACTTTGTTGAACCTCTCCGCAAACGCCTAGAAGAGACGGGAATAAGCGCATTTAAAGATGATGTGAGGGTTGAAAGAGGAAAGCCCATTTCAACACAACTCTTTAAAGGCATTGAGAGCTCAAGATATGCCGTTATCGTCTTCTCCGAGAACTATGCTTCATCCACCTGGTGCTTAGAGGAACTCACCAAAATTATAGAATGCGTCGAAACGAAGGGACAGAAAGTCTTGTTGGTCTTCTATAACGTTGAACCATCTGATGTACGCATGCAAAGTAATAGCTTCGCTAGAGCGCTGGTCCAGCTTGAGGCAGATTTGCAGGAACAGGATACTGATTATTGGGTAAAGTTACAGAGGTGGAAGGATGCTCTATGCAAAGCACCCAATTTCGCAGGACCAGATGCTCGTAAAACTGTCAAAAG GGATGAGGAAAAATGTATTGAACTAATTGTGAAGGAGATTTATCGCTGTGAGGAAGGGAGAGTTTCAACCATTGTAAAATATCAATTGGGAATTGAATCCCGTGTAAATAAAGTCGAGTCATTGTTGAAGGTCGGATTAGATGATGTTCATTTTCTTGGGATATGTGGAAGGGCTGGTGTAGGGAAGACAACGGTTGCAAGAGCAATTTTTGACAAGATTTCTTGTCAGTTTGAAGGGTCTTGTTTCGTTGCAAATGTTAGGGCGGTTTCAAAGACCGAAGGCCTAAAGTATTTGCAAGAGAGTCTTCTTTTACAAATCTTAGAGTGCCAACATTCAGACCTTCATCTAACAAGTGTTGATGAAGGAGTGAAAGTGATAAGAACAATGCTCCGTTCCAAGAAGGTTTTAATTGTTCTCGATGATGTGGACGACGATAAGCAATTGGAATGTTTAGTTGGAAAGCGTGATTGGTTTGGTGATGGCAGTAGAATCATTACAACAACTAGAAATGCAGATTTACTTTGTAGCCACAATGAGTTATATTCTGTCCCTGAATTGGCTAGACATGAGGCCCTTGAACTTTTTAGTTGGTATGCCTTTCAGCAAGGGTCTCCTAATAAAGAGTATGAAAAGCTCTCTTGTTGTATAGTAAATTATGCCTGTGGTCTACCCTTAGCTCTTGAGATCCTGGGTTCTTTCCTCTACAAACGAGGCATGAAAGAGTGGACAAGTGCAATAGAAAGACTCGAAGATACTGGCGGAGATAACGATAACATTGTTAAGCTACTCAGCTTAAGTCTAGATGGATTGGACAATGAAGACAAGAATATATTTCTTTATATTGCGTGCTCCTataaaggaaagaagaaagaTGATGTGATACAGATACTGAATAAGTTTGGCTTCAAATCAGAAATTGGAATAAACTTCCTTgcaaaaaatttacttttatatatttcgGAAGGAAGGATTGAGATGCATGATTTAATAGAACAGATGGGTCAGCAAGTGGCGCATGATGTTGATCAGGACAAGCTATGGGATCTGTGGCTTGATAGTTACATAAATGCTGTTTTTTTAGCACATCAG ATCTCGAGAACTACATTTCCCATAGCTTCCCAAAACAAATCGGCCCAAATATGGAAATACGATGTCTTCTTGAGTTTTAGAGGGGAAGATACCCGCAGAACTTTTACTACCCAGCTCCACGCACGTTTGGAAGACAATGGAATTTACACATTTAAAGATGATATGGAACTTGTAAGAGGAAGAGACATTGCAACAGGAATGTTGAGAAGTATTCAGGAGTCAAGAATTGCCATTATCATATTCTCAAAGAACTATGTTGCATCCAAATGGTGCTTGGAAGAACTCATTCAGATCATGGAGTGCGTTGACAACAAAGGAACAACAGTTTTCCCTGTCTTCCTTGATGTTGAGCCATCGGACGTACGCAAGCAAAAAAATGGAGTTGCTGAAGCATTAGCCAGATGCAAAACTAGTTCTGGTTTTGAGAAGGTGCTGCAGTGGAAGGAGGCTTTGCAAAATGCAGCCAATATAGCAGGATGGCATGTTCCTACGACTGCCAATGG
- the LOC107765878 gene encoding disease resistance protein Roq1 isoform X1, producing the protein MLYAKHPISQDQMLVKLSKDMFRCCICWNRDEEKCIELIVKEIYRCEEGRVSTIVKYQLGIESRVNKVESLLKVGLDDVHFLGICGRAGVGKTTVARAIFDKISCQFEGSCFVANVRAVSKTEGLKYLQESLLLQILECQHSDLHLTSVDEGVKVIRTMLRSKKVLIVLDDVDDDKQLECLVGKRDWFGDGSRIITTTRNADLLCSHNELYSVPELARHEALELFSWYAFQQGSPNKEYEKLSCCIVNYACGLPLALEILGSFLYKRGMKEWTSAIERLEDTGGDNDNIVKLLSLSLDGLDNEDKNIFLYIACSYKGKKKDDVIQILNKFGFKSEIGINFLAKNLLLYISEGRIEMHDLIEQMGQQVAHDVDQDKLWDLWLDSYINAVFLAHQISRTTFPIASQNKSAQIWKYDVFLSFRGEDTRRTFTTQLHARLEDNGIYTFKDDMELVRGRDIATGMLRSIQESRIAIIIFSKNYVASKWCLEELIQIMECVDNKGTTVFPVFLDVEPSDVRKQKNGVAEALARCKTSSGFEKVLQWKEALQNAANIAGWHVPTTANGDLAECIKHIVNQVAWSLSATL; encoded by the exons ATGCTCTATGCAAAGCACCCAATTTCGCAGGACCAGATGCTCGTAAAACTGTCAAAAG ATATGTTTCGATGTTGCATATGCTGGAAT AGGGATGAGGAAAAATGTATTGAACTAATTGTGAAGGAGATTTATCGCTGTGAGGAAGGGAGAGTTTCAACCATTGTAAAATATCAATTGGGAATTGAATCCCGTGTAAATAAAGTCGAGTCATTGTTGAAGGTCGGATTAGATGATGTTCATTTTCTTGGGATATGTGGAAGGGCTGGTGTAGGGAAGACAACGGTTGCAAGAGCAATTTTTGACAAGATTTCTTGTCAGTTTGAAGGGTCTTGTTTCGTTGCAAATGTTAGGGCGGTTTCAAAGACCGAAGGCCTAAAGTATTTGCAAGAGAGTCTTCTTTTACAAATCTTAGAGTGCCAACATTCAGACCTTCATCTAACAAGTGTTGATGAAGGAGTGAAAGTGATAAGAACAATGCTCCGTTCCAAGAAGGTTTTAATTGTTCTCGATGATGTGGACGACGATAAGCAATTGGAATGTTTAGTTGGAAAGCGTGATTGGTTTGGTGATGGCAGTAGAATCATTACAACAACTAGAAATGCAGATTTACTTTGTAGCCACAATGAGTTATATTCTGTCCCTGAATTGGCTAGACATGAGGCCCTTGAACTTTTTAGTTGGTATGCCTTTCAGCAAGGGTCTCCTAATAAAGAGTATGAAAAGCTCTCTTGTTGTATAGTAAATTATGCCTGTGGTCTACCCTTAGCTCTTGAGATCCTGGGTTCTTTCCTCTACAAACGAGGCATGAAAGAGTGGACAAGTGCAATAGAAAGACTCGAAGATACTGGCGGAGATAACGATAACATTGTTAAGCTACTCAGCTTAAGTCTAGATGGATTGGACAATGAAGACAAGAATATATTTCTTTATATTGCGTGCTCCTataaaggaaagaagaaagaTGATGTGATACAGATACTGAATAAGTTTGGCTTCAAATCAGAAATTGGAATAAACTTCCTTgcaaaaaatttacttttatatatttcgGAAGGAAGGATTGAGATGCATGATTTAATAGAACAGATGGGTCAGCAAGTGGCGCATGATGTTGATCAGGACAAGCTATGGGATCTGTGGCTTGATAGTTACATAAATGCTGTTTTTTTAGCACATCAG ATCTCGAGAACTACATTTCCCATAGCTTCCCAAAACAAATCGGCCCAAATATGGAAATACGATGTCTTCTTGAGTTTTAGAGGGGAAGATACCCGCAGAACTTTTACTACCCAGCTCCACGCACGTTTGGAAGACAATGGAATTTACACATTTAAAGATGATATGGAACTTGTAAGAGGAAGAGACATTGCAACAGGAATGTTGAGAAGTATTCAGGAGTCAAGAATTGCCATTATCATATTCTCAAAGAACTATGTTGCATCCAAATGGTGCTTGGAAGAACTCATTCAGATCATGGAGTGCGTTGACAACAAAGGAACAACAGTTTTCCCTGTCTTCCTTGATGTTGAGCCATCGGACGTACGCAAGCAAAAAAATGGAGTTGCTGAAGCATTAGCCAGATGCAAAACTAGTTCTGGTTTTGAGAAGGTGCTGCAGTGGAAGGAGGCTTTGCAAAATGCAGCCAATATAGCAGGATGGCATGTTCCTACGACTGCCAATGG